A window of Gossypium raimondii isolate GPD5lz chromosome 7, ASM2569854v1, whole genome shotgun sequence genomic DNA:
ctgtattggcagcgaagtagactaaagatagcagatcttgtcttcctgtattggtaGCGAAacaggttaaagatagcagatcttgtcttcctgtattgacagagaagtagatcgaagattgtagatcttgttttcctatattggtagcgaagtagatcgaagatagcaagtcttgtcttcttgtattgGCAGCAAAGTAGACTAAAGATAACATATCTTGttttcctgtattggcagcaaagtaggtcgaagatagcagatcttatcttcttgtattggcagtgaagtaggtcgaagattgtagatcttgtcttcctgtattggtagcgaagtaggtcaaagatagcagatcttgtcttcctgtattggcagcgaagtagatcgaagattgtagatcttgtcttcttgtattagcagcaaagtagatcgaagatagcatatcttgtcttcctgtactagcagtgaagcagatcgaaaactagtcctatctccctgagcagcagtggagtaggttgaagattgtatatattgtcttcctgtattggcagtgaAACAGATCGAAAGCTGGTCCTGTCTCtttaagcagtagtggagcagatcgaagacgacgaatcttatcttcccaaggtagtaaggaatcagatttaagccactggtcctatctccctgagcagcagtggagtaggttaaagattgtagatattgtcttcctgtattggcagtgaAACAGATAAAAAGTTGgtcctgtctccctaagcagtagtggagcagatcgaagactacaaatcttatcttcccaagttagtagggaagcagatttaagccaccagtcttatccccctgaagtaaCAGTGGGGCAGattgaagatacaagtcttatctccctgaagttgcagtggagcagactaaaaacacaaatctcatcccctgaagttgcagcagagtagATTGAAGTCATATCTCTCTAAAgatgcagtggagtggatcaaaGCAACAAGATGTAATAGACTGGAGCAGTACCAAGAAGTTAAGACTCGGCAAGACCGGGCAAAACTTGTCTTTCTtaaaagtctttgctctgttctcgttacacaacaacgagcaaagaggggcaactgcAATaacccaattttgcccggggcccaataaataaaacaaaccaaataaataaaacaagccCAAATCAGACCAGCCCAAAACTAAACATAACCCTAACCcacaaacttaaaataaattttaggcaAAAGAAAGACagaaaccctaggtgcgccgcaagCCTCTGCCACCTTTGACACTGCAACCGCACGCCAGCCACCGCCACCTCCACGCGCATCGCACGCCTCTGACACCTGCAGAGAGAAATCAATTACAAGACCACAGAAGAAATaaatagcaaaaagaaaaaaaatagaaattaacagTTTtgtaaatcggctataaaagccatgaaATATCAATgtatctcttcttcttcttctttttcggacacaaaaaatcaaatacaaaacaaaaaatagttgACAGATTCAAAAATGtgtattttatgcttttatttttctgccttatttattatttattttttacttgcatttcaaaaagaaaataaataaaaaattgaaaaaggagAAGCAGATATTACCTTTCCCAGTGTTTACGCCGTCGTGGGGGGGCCGAGGTTGTCGTCTCCGATGAAATACGGCATTTTTGGGATCGAGAGTCGAAAAGGccaaaaatggccaatttttaTGATCTCCGGCCACCGTGGACGGCGACGCTGTCGTCAGCAACCGGCGGCCGTCACGGTGGTCAGACGACCCCAACGGCCGAATTCTGGGTCTATTCCAGAGAGAGAACAGAGAAAAAaggaagattttttttaaaaaaaaagctattcaaatgatttttttgttatgtttttattatttataataggaccaatacgacgtcgttttgggcctAAGCTTCAGGCgccaaaacggtgtcgttttaaTACAACCCGCGCGCGACTCGACCCGTTCCAAGGAGGATCTGCGCGTTTTCGTTGAATGGGTTATTtgcaaccatggtcttttcgtGTTTATACTTCTTTTAGCTTActccatttttgttcattttttttaaaatttggcccCAAAATTTTGTTTGGTTCTCGATCAGGTCCCTGACCCACCAATGCACTGAAAAATGGACATGTGTCCGGATTTGTTTTTTTGCCCATTTGGTCCTCGggcttttggttttttttacctttagttcttatttatttattttattataatttcacttttaaatttcattttatcacgatttaatccctaatctgcctaattttaatccttatttttcttcatatattctcatttttagcagcttttatttttctttcttattttaaattttatatattatttatcttaaactgtttttatattatttatcttaaactgtttttatattattttgggaattatttaatttatttgatatattatttattatgaattgctatatatatatatatatataacattttatcttaaaatgtcttataaattatttatattagatttttcatatattattcttttaaattgttttatgtattgtttattttaaattgctttaaattatttatttcaaactgttttatattttatttatgtcaaatttttgtttattttgaaacctttttttatataggatttattttaaactttttattttattttatgtactttaaattgttcttgtatattattttatatcgtTTGTCCTTGATtgttaatttgtattaaaatgatgtaCATTGTGTGATTATTGCCATCATGTGAACTATAACTAGCTTGTTCGTATTTCCATATTATTGTCATTCAAGAacgtatcattttatttataaattgttattTAATGTTCTATTATCATTCCATTTCATTTTATCACTTCAAAAGTTGCGTTCGATTTGTATATATATCCACAATAAACCTTCCTATTTTATCACTAATAAAACAAATGCACATCGTTTAAGTGTTGTACTCATCattattcaaaaaagaaaattttaaaataaggcaatatttcacgttttggaaattcgagaaatcgtacctaacttacggggtttcaattttctcgttaaacctaaatagcaaGATACCCTTTTAAATTATGacttttgaataagcaaaatttcgtgtttagattcgagaaggtcgtaccctaacttacggggtttcgattttcgtaataaatctaaatacacgaaattttttcaaacttaagttttttaaacgatctcgggaatcaacaaaagatcgtgttctaacttacgggacatgatcccttttctaaacccgagatagttcaatatctttttaaataaataattttttgacatttattcacatatcgggaattcgatatgTTGTGTtcaacgcattggatatgacatgttgttttcttgatatgaggatttttctaaaaaataataaatgcaatattcaatgtttggaattttgagaaattgtgccctaatgtattggactACGATTTCTTTATtcgacttaaacaattgaatatccttttgaattttattgcatgaGTTTTTTAAAGACAAGCTCACGTTTGAGGATGTGAAATATCATGTCCTAACTCACGGGGtatgacattttctctctccgaaatgagagggttttaacatgtaatttgatttatacaagttttttttaaaacaaaggattgtattttaaaactcttcaaagttttcaatcttcgactcTAAGACactaactaatcaactaggtaccaattttgggcgttacgagggtgctaatccttcctcgtacgtaaccgactcccgaacccgttttctaaatttcgtggaccaaaatcgttgttttgataaaatcaaatcgtttattaaaaacagtCATTTTTCGAGgtggcccgatcacacctcttcaaaaaggattggtggcgactccaatattcgttttcattttcaaaatccaagttgacCCCACTCttgaaaaaaatggtgtcaacacgaACTATTAATGCAAAAGAGTTAAGAAGTACTAACAATAGACGACAATCATAGTAATATAGCAATATTCAAAGACAAttttaggtacatgccaaaaaaAAAGTACTAAGCTATAAGTCTCAAAACATCATCAAACCAATTATATCACAAAAAAATCACTCTCACCAAAAATAGTATatcaaaacattattatttttgctaaaatagaGTGAATGAATACATAAATGGAGAAAATCCCTGAAACTACCAGAAAACTCTTTCCACTATACTAAGCTACTATTATTTTCACTCGAATACATCAGAACTAGAACCCTCTTTCACTTTGTATCAGTTCACTTCTATATAATGCATTCAAATCACACACCAAATCCCACcgtggatatatatataatagaagcTTGGAAtctttcttttcagattttgtGGTGTTAAAATCTTATTTGTTCATAGTTTTTTGCAGCAGGCAACATGTCGCTCACAATTCCTAGCCTTCTCGGTGGCCCAAGAACCGACGTCTTCGATCCATTTTCAGTATGGGATCTTTCAGATGAATTCTTCAACTCTGCATTGGCAAACACTATGTCATCATCATCTTCAGTACGCGAAGCTTCAGCCATTGCCAACGCAAGGGTAGATTGGAAGGAAACACCGGAAGCTCACGTGTTCAAAGCAGACCTTCCAGGGCTGAAGAAAGAGGAGGTTAAAGTGGAGGTTGAAGAAGGGAGGGTTCTTCAGATAAGTGGGGAGAGAAGCAAAGAGCAAGAAGAGAAGAACGATAAGTGGCACCGCGTTGAGAGGAGCAGTGGGAAGTTCTTGAGGAGGTTTACGTTGCCTGAGACTGCTAAGATGGATCAAGTTAAGGCTAGCATGGAAAATGGTGTCCTCACTGTGACTGTCCCCAAGGTTGAAGACAAGAAACCTGAGGTTAAGGCCATTGAGATTTCAGGCTAAACTACATGGACCTCAATTATGAAAAAACAATAAGTCCATAGTGTTGGTTTATTTCTGTTTGTGTGTGCCAAGATCTTTTCCAATAATGTTTTGCTTATTAGTTTTCGAAGTTGAAGCAGATGAAAATTGGCttcaaaatctttttttttttcctgtcaaaaaaaagaatcaaacatgAATCTTGACAAAGAAATGTGACGTCTCtgcaataaataaatactatatgGTACAATAATTCAATTGCTTTTTTGACAAGTAACAAAGAGAAGCCAACAAAAGATCCAACTTTTGTCTACTTTGAGTTGGTTTTCCTAGCAGCATACCAGTAACCACTCCTCTTGCGACGTGGAAGAATTATGTATTTACAAAGAAAGCAATCGCACTTCCAAGGCAAATTgcagcttttatttttttaccagaaaaaagaaaagaagtaaaaTGGACGGTGGGGAATGATTTATTTACCAGGCACCATGTGAAAATTTCCTCAGGATATGCAATTTTCTCTCTTACACTCCTAGTCCAAACCCTCTTTCTCCACATAATAATTGCTTGCTTGAGGCTGAAATGGCTAcaacaaacaaatatattattattgtgaATCTTGATGTGGAAACAACCACTAGGAAGGTTGGGTTGGGTGAGGATGGAATGGATTTGGTTGATTTCCTCTATGGGGTCTTTGAGCTACCGCTGGGTTCGATCATGGGGCTTCTTCGGGGAAAATGGTGTGGCTGGTTCAGAATGCTTTGGCAGTGTAGATTAATGTGTAATTATACCTTGATCCGCACTATCTGCAACCAACTTAGCACAACAACTCTCTCTTGAGGACTAAGATATCTGCTCCAAAATGGCTCCCTTGCTACAACGTGTATCAAAAAGCTTTGCTAGTGTATCAAGAAGAGAAAGCTGGAAAACCAGAATCAGAAAAgctgaatatttcaattttacagCTTCAGACAGATTCTCAAGGGTGTCCTGGATTCTCCAGTTACACCTTGTTTGGTTCAccctctaaaattataaatatcacacGCCAAGTCCAAGCAAGCAAGTGGGGTATATATGTTAAAGCTACACAGACTTTATAATCTGATGGTGAAACCAATGTCTACCATCTCTTTTGTTGTGGTATTAATAATAGAAGTGAGTTTCTCTGTTGATAACTGAAAGCCACATTTGAATCAGAAACAGTCCTCACAAATGTTTTCTTAAGGAATTATATTAAAGTATGAACAGAGTTGCAGAGACCAAGTTTTACTCCACCAGCTAATTAATTGAGTAGTTAAAGTGGGTTGTTTTCTTCATAATGATGTATCCAAATAAACTGTTAGGATTCACTTCGGTTCTGCGAATATTGTGCTTGTTTGATGTTCATACATTTTCGTCTGCCAACTAAAAGAGAAGTAAAATAAtttgcttttcttcttctttagcaCAAAAAAGTAACGAAGTTTAGTTTTCTCTTTAACTTGAGTTCAACCACTCTCAaattctctttaattttctcaatACACCGTAACGAAGGAAAGCACCTATGAAAACACCAACATCATGAACACAAATTTCTTCAGCAGGATTCAGCCATCAGATCAAAACTTCGGGAATTAGCGTATTTTATCGACTTACAATAGTCTTATTCTTTCCACCGGAATCTGGACCTCTTAGATCAATAAAAATCGTCAGATCATGCGTAAACAAAAACGATCATCACGAACTTGACAAAACGGGTCACCACTGActtgagaaaaaatttattattcccAAAGTGAGGACCTCCTCATTCCAAAAAGATACGGTGGAAGGCCAACAAAAGAGGGAGCAGACCCCAAGAAAAGGAGATGGGGTGGTTGGAGGGGTAAGTAAGAAGAAGAGACGGTGAGTGAAAGAGGAATGAGGGGGGCTAGCAATCAACTCTAAATCTGATATTGGCTGACTGAAAGAAACATATGTTTCATTGTTGACTTGAAGGTTATCGACAGAGCAAGCTTTTCTCACAATATGACGGAGAAAACTAACCAACAGTAAAATATAGAATATCCGGTAAGCATCAGCCAACCAAAGAGGGGAAAGGTCCGATGGTGGCACATTACCAATGCACAAAAGATCATGTTCGGAGTTTACATCCAACAAACAACATAAGGAAATGCAAACAGCATTTGCACATCTATTCTTCTCTCGAAAATGTACTTAAAACGTTTTCTCTCCCAATCTCGATGGTAGTGTCCTGCAATAGAAGATAACATTATTATGAATTGATACATAATGGACTGATAACAATAGTAGCATCAATCTCATCttcaaaatttatcaagttCATTCTCTAAATCGCCAAAGTTCCGGTTTTAAGCATGAGGGATATGTTGGTAAGACTCTTAACCCTATGAGCCATCAACCATTTTTATATCTAATGAGAGCACCGGCTCCGCCGTTGGTTAAGGCTGAGCCATCCTTTCATTGGGGCTTCCTAGCGTAATTTCAGCAAGATTCATGCAGAGGTTTTTCTTGTCTCAGCCAAAAACGCATGGAACAGGAACACGCTAGCATCTTCGAAATTCGAATGTGCGTGGATAATATCTGGTGtgaaaaataatgttattttgaacAACCCGTAATTCCCATAAAAAATGTGCAAGCACAAGACTCCATGGGAGTGATGGCTTAGGAAACCATGCTCGAGTGGAGATTTCTAGGAGCCAATGTGTCCAATCTCCATTTCCCACTATGTTAATGTTCCCCAACCTCCATTGGATTGTTGTGTACCGTAACATTGGATATCAATACCAGTTTTAAAAGCATAAGCAACTTGacaataaacactaaaaatcaCGAATACGCATTAGACGTAAATTGAGTATACAAATATTCGCACTATTTTCAACCCGTCAAATTTCTTTTACAGACTCTAGAAGTCAGTACCAATGGATCGAAGTGAAACAAAAATTGCAAGATAGCATGAGCTATGACAGAGGATACTGATTAGGCAGGAAGTGGGAATGAAGCAGTCAGCTGATTAGACTATTTAAATCAGAAATCCATATCACATTTTTAAGTTGACTGAACAGTGATAAGAATCTTTGTAAAGTTTGCCACAAgcaatttcaaaagttttaacaCAATGGTCAAATCTTCGATTGCAATTTTAGCAGGCCTGCATTAGGGTATAATTCCTTTCTCCTTCATAAAATACACAGCAATAGCAAGTAGTACCATTAATATGATCATCCATGTCATCCCGcctgtaaaattaaataaaatataaagcaaTTAGAGCTTTTTATGCGGGAAATGAATTTCCCAAGTCTAAAATATAGTATAACAAAATTGGCTAAGCCAGCACTGCACATCTAAGCTTGGACAGGAAATTATTCTCTTTGATAGTTTATTTAGATCatattttggttgttttccTGCCATGTATGAGAAACAGACATTGTGTTTTCTTGTTTCCCACAACCAACCAAATTTTACATCCTATATTAAAcaagatttttatttatctaaacaaaacaataactagtttaaaaaataaacaaaaatgtaTACTAGATTTATGTCATTCCAAGCTAGATCAGGGCCTTTTTTCAGTTGGAAAATAGGTATATAGATAGTCATGTCAATGTCACAACCCTTTGGCGACATGGCAGAGAGAAACAGGTTTAGCCTCAAGCATCCATGGTGCTGCTTGCTTGAAACCCAAATCTCATAAGCAGGAGACATAAGTGCATTTACCACTGAATCAATTGCATCGGTGGTTAGGTCAGGACATTACCTAAGGCAGTAGTTTGACTTGCCTTCTTGATTATATCAAAGTTTGcattatatttcatttcatttcattcatatgaACTGAGTCATCCATGGGTCTCAAAGAATGTTTGAAACTGGGAGAATAACGAGCACAAAGTTCAATGGTTTTCAAATGTCCCTTTGAGTTAATAGAAGTCAAACTTAAATTAGGATGCTCATATGATATGGATTTGGAAAAGATAGGTCCCCCAAGAGGGCAAATCAGTTTATAGATGGTATGGGCATGAGGCTGCAGTGTGGCAGCCACTTTCAGTCCAACAAAGTGAATATGCATCTTTTGAGTCAACAAAACCAGAAAATCAGGAAAAGGCACGTACCACTACTCGTCTTGTCCTTGATTAGGGTCAACCTAGCACTTGAGTCCAGTGATGCAGAAACCAAAGCCCTATATTCAAAATTGCATTCCTCAATATCATTCTTATTCTAACAAGGGGTACTGCagagaataaattataaaacagatATATTGTGTACAACCTTGAATCAGGGGAGAACGTCAATGCTGTAACCAAACCAAGGTGAGCTTTTTTAACCATCATCTGAACCCGCATATTGGCAGAATTTATGATAAAAAGGTCTCCTCCGACTGTTCCACTGCATGTAAACCagataaagaaaaattattaattttccgAAATGCAAAGGCTTGCGGAGTTTCAAGACTGCAATAGAGGTATTTATTGACAATACGGATATAGAAGTCTAAAGTTGAAACCCCATGCAATAAGCCATAAGGCCATAAACAATCTAgaacaaaatagaaaagttggAAGGGGAAACAGGCAGGATAATCATCTAAAACAGTCAGCACCAGAGAGGTCTTAGGAGGAGAGCTCATAATGGGTCTTACTAATACTTGTACTTAGAACTTTTTGAGTATGTTATAACTAGAAGATAAGAGAGTAATAATTCTTACACTGCAAGGAACTTCCCATCAGACGAGACATTGAACGCAGAGATAGCTTCCCGGACTACTCGGCTTGTGCGAATTCTTTTCCATGTGGTTgtgttatatgttaaaatactTCCACCATAGTCTGACAAGATGAAGTaatgatgttaaaattttaaactaaaagcAGGGTTTCTTTTACGACACAGAAAAGCAGAGTCAAATGCTAAATATTTACCTGTGACTGCAGCAATATACAGATGTGGATTCTTATcattaatttgagaaaatctGCAGAAGGCAAAAACCTCATCCTGTAGTTCATGTGAACAAAATAAACCAGTTGTAACCCAATACAGAGAAGAATCATCAACTTTAATCAtcagaaaatattgaaaattccCTTATCATTTAATGTCTGCAAGAAATCTGACAAAAGGCTTCAGCTatttcactaaattattagatGGTTGCATAACGCTTCTTTTTACAACATCAAAGGCAGAGAGGTATGCACATAAAGCTAATAATATGGACAATAGCGAGAAAAGCTAGTGCTAACAGCGACAAAACTCGTAATAACTAAAGAAAAGCTTCACTTATTAAAAAACTTTGATTCATTCACTCACATTTCCCTTTGCCAGAGAAGCAACAACTTTTGACGAAGTTACATCCCAAATCCTACAAAGGCCACTTCCCAGTGAGACAAGAAATTTTCCATCACAGCTGCAATACAAACAGTCAAGATGTCAGCAACAAGTTGATTACTAAGGAGATGAAGTTTCCTCTGCTTTGACAACCCTTCCCTTTAAAGCTTAAGCATGGCAAACAAAGTTTGCAGGTtcagaaatatatatatatatatatatatttgttaatataaCAGGCACAAACCTAAAATCCAAGTTCTTAACAGAAGAATGAGCCTGGGCTTCATTGAGAACTATTTTCATGCTAGGCCACTTGAAAACCCTTAAACTGCCATCCTGTACTGCAGCAAAATCAGAGCATCATATGGCATATTGCTGCacaattttaatttccttttaaaagaAAGGTATAATGCATTAGGCACAAAATGGTGAATTGAGAAAGTGAAACTAAGACACAGATATGGAAACAGTTGGCCCTTCAATCCAATAGTTGACCAAAAAGTAAGATCCTATAACTTGCTATTATCTGCCTTTTAATGGGTAGGCAAGTCTGAAGTATGAAATCCCCAGTATAACCTATCACTTCCACCATggcaccaaaaagaaaaacaaggacGCTACTGGAAAAGGTACAAAATAAAGGTCAATAAATTGTCATACATTCTGGTGCCGTTAATATCTTTGTTTCTCTCACTATTCCCCTCGCCCCTAATTGTCAAGTTAAACTTATTTTGATATTCCATCATCATAATGGTGTGGTTTAGGAAGAAAAGAACAGCAAACCAATAGAACTAAAGGATGAAAATGAGTAAGGTAGAAGTCAGAACTCTAGAAAAATGTAgggttataaaaaaaaactctagtTTATAAAGtctattaattaaagaaaatcatAAGGTGGCCATAAGTCTACTTTACAGCTTATTTATAAGAgggtttataaaaaataatttaatcatagcCTAGATTAAAGCTCTAGAGATAACTTATAATCCTAGCTATCCACTCATATGCCtaataattagtaaataaaactgaaataaaaaaataccataAAGTAATAGCTCTGG
This region includes:
- the LOC105791296 gene encoding 16.9 kDa class I heat shock protein 3, with product MSLTIPSLLGGPRTDVFDPFSVWDLSDEFFNSALANTMSSSSSVREASAIANARVDWKETPEAHVFKADLPGLKKEEVKVEVEEGRVLQISGERSKEQEEKNDKWHRVERSSGKFLRRFTLPETAKMDQVKASMENGVLTVTVPKVEDKKPEVKAIEISG
- the LOC105791288 gene encoding SEC12-like protein 2, with amino-acid sequence MTDTSSDLQKYGVPFYGAGWIPYNHIKSKLASQEKIEEDKKEEKDPTPSNDDEITTPLNYVVLAGGGGEGRSGIPNAIVVSHVNFTSNSLSDQPVVKHETGSDLPYRMTVHPHGDGIICAFQQSCRLFEWKESEGNEVHKLGVKVSEKVLIQLEDVGQQLALTFNSEGSVLAVGGEDGSLRVFKWPSMKIVLNEAQAHSSVKNLDFSCDGKFLVSLGSGLCRIWDVTSSKVVASLAKGNDEVFAFCRFSQINDKNPHLYIAAVTDYGGSILTYNTTTWKRIRTSRVVREAISAFNVSSDGKFLAVGTVGGDLFIINSANMRVQMMVKKAHLGLVTALTFSPDSRALVSASLDSSARLTLIKDKTSSGGMTWMIILMVLLAIAVYFMKEKGIIP